One window of ANME-2 cluster archaeon genomic DNA carries:
- a CDS encoding amidohydrolase family protein, whose product MSRILIKDGYVITMDGPPIEGGYVLLEDDRIAYVGREAQKADHIISAKGCAVMPGLVNAHTHAAMTLFRGYADDMPLQQWLEKHIWPVESHLTDDDVYTGTMLACLEMIRSGTTAFADMYFHMDHAARAVEESGIRASLSYGMIELFDEAKARTELQEGSRFVRQWNNAADGRITTMYGPHAPNTCSREFLSKVKEQAVEDYARIHIHVLETEAELNQMKDQYGMCSVNMLDEIGFLGPDVLAAHCIWLSAGDMDIMAEKNVNAVHCPISNMKLASGIAPVPELLSRGVNVALGTDGCASNNSLDMFGEMKTAALLHKVNAMDPSALPAGEVLKMGTSNGAKALGIPAGILRQGMAADIILVDMHTPGLTPVHEPISHLIYAARGSDVKTTIVNGQVLMEDGIVLSIDQEKVIEQASIAARRLADKAKAN is encoded by the coding sequence ATGTCTCGAATACTCATCAAGGATGGTTATGTAATTACTATGGACGGCCCGCCGATTGAAGGGGGGTATGTCCTACTGGAGGATGACAGGATAGCCTATGTGGGCCGTGAAGCGCAAAAAGCGGACCATATTATAAGTGCAAAGGGCTGTGCTGTTATGCCGGGGTTGGTAAATGCCCACACCCATGCTGCAATGACACTATTCAGGGGCTATGCAGATGATATGCCTCTGCAACAGTGGCTGGAAAAACATATCTGGCCGGTAGAGTCACATCTTACAGATGATGATGTGTATACCGGAACAATGCTGGCATGCCTGGAAATGATACGCTCAGGTACCACAGCATTTGCTGATATGTATTTCCACATGGACCATGCGGCCAGGGCAGTAGAAGAATCAGGCATACGTGCATCCTTATCCTATGGTATGATAGAACTGTTTGATGAAGCTAAGGCCAGGACCGAATTACAGGAAGGTAGCAGGTTTGTGAGACAATGGAACAATGCCGCCGATGGTAGAATTACTACTATGTACGGCCCCCACGCACCCAATACATGCAGTCGTGAGTTCCTGTCAAAGGTCAAAGAGCAGGCAGTTGAAGATTATGCCCGAATCCATATCCATGTGCTGGAGACCGAGGCCGAACTGAACCAGATGAAAGACCAATATGGAATGTGCAGCGTGAACATGCTGGATGAGATCGGGTTCCTGGGACCTGATGTGCTTGCTGCCCATTGTATATGGCTATCTGCAGGAGATATGGATATCATGGCAGAAAAGAATGTCAATGCGGTGCATTGCCCTATCAGCAATATGAAGCTGGCATCAGGGATCGCGCCGGTACCTGAACTGTTAAGCAGGGGCGTAAATGTTGCACTGGGTACGGACGGGTGTGCCTCCAATAACAGCCTGGACATGTTCGGCGAGATGAAGACTGCAGCCCTGCTGCATAAGGTAAATGCAATGGACCCGTCTGCTTTGCCGGCAGGAGAGGTATTGAAGATGGGTACGTCCAATGGTGCAAAGGCACTGGGCATTCCTGCCGGGATATTAAGGCAGGGTATGGCAGCAGATATTATATTGGTAGATATGCACACACCAGGCTTAACCCCGGTCCATGAACCAATATCGCATCTAATATATGCTGCAAGGGGTTCGGATGTGAAGACCACCATCGTAAACGGACAGGTGTTGATGGAAGATGGTATAGTCCTGTCAATAGACCAGGAAAAGGTAATAGAGCAAGCTTCCATTGCGGCAAGGAGACTTGCTGATAAAGCCAAGGCTAATTGA
- a CDS encoding tetrahydromethanopterin S-methyltransferase subunit E, with amino-acid sequence MTDPIIIDMGIVALTGALATIGGAAEDLESDVGSQSNPNSQVQLAAQMDFPHRIFNKAISGEPPAYGLWCASSAVVAAVLLESMSVFFALAIGSLVGAILLGMFSVTAHLGRTASQSRFKQPVYMDMVIGHTPAIMAHGYVAVFCIISFSYIMNTIMGHPFPLPLLALFWGVTAGAIGSSTGDVHYGAEREFQNQPFGCGLNASFSGNIVRKGEVGLRNGMDNVWACAKFGGPVTGLALGLTVFLDNWRSTIFTGANAEWFAIVAGLIIVVVLILLNRIVEVDGRNAYGPYKDEEEGGATA; translated from the coding sequence ATGACTGATCCAATAATTATCGATATGGGAATTGTTGCGTTGACAGGAGCTCTTGCTACCATTGGTGGTGCGGCCGAGGATCTGGAATCAGATGTCGGTTCACAGAGTAATCCGAACTCCCAGGTGCAGTTAGCTGCTCAAATGGACTTTCCTCATCGAATATTTAATAAAGCTATCTCAGGCGAGCCCCCTGCATATGGTCTGTGGTGTGCATCATCTGCTGTAGTAGCCGCTGTATTGCTTGAAAGCATGTCAGTTTTTTTTGCTCTTGCAATCGGCTCCTTAGTTGGTGCAATACTACTTGGTATGTTCTCGGTAACAGCTCATTTGGGACGTACAGCCAGTCAGAGCCGGTTTAAACAACCGGTCTATATGGACATGGTAATAGGACATACTCCTGCCATCATGGCACATGGATATGTCGCAGTATTCTGCATAATATCTTTTTCATATATTATGAACACTATTATGGGACACCCCTTCCCATTGCCGCTTTTGGCATTATTCTGGGGTGTGACTGCCGGTGCTATAGGCTCATCAACAGGTGATGTTCACTACGGTGCTGAGCGGGAATTCCAGAACCAGCCATTTGGCTGTGGTTTAAATGCTTCTTTTTCAGGGAACATTGTTCGAAAAGGAGAAGTAGGTCTGCGTAATGGTATGGATAATGTATGGGCATGTGCAAAATTCGGAGGACCTGTTACAGGACTCGCACTTGGTCTTACAGTATTTCTCGATAACTGGAGATCGACAATATTCACAGGCGCTAATGCCGAGTGGTTTGCGATCGTTGCAGGATTAATAATCGTTGTGGTATTAATACTCTTAAACAGGATTGTTGAAGTAGACGGAAGAAATGCATACGGTCCATACAAGGACGAAGAAGAAGGAGGCGCAACAGCATGA
- a CDS encoding adenosylhomocysteinase → MTEDMIESGNMKIEWARNHMPVLAHVREEFRTGQPLAGHTVGMALHVEAKTAVLVETLAAGGAQVAICGCNPLSTQDDVAQALDTRNNIKCYAIHACSNDEYYTAIDAVLDHKPDITIDDGGDLIFKLHTQRQDMMPDILGACEETTTGVHRLKSMERDGALKIPVIAVNDALTKFLFDNRYGTGQSSWDGIIRTTNLLVAGKNVVIAGYGWCGRGTAMRAVGLGANVIVTEIDPIRALEARMDGYRVMPMIEAAAIGEIFVTTTGNVDILTREHFEVMKDGAILANAGHFNVEINLDELKAMATSTKKVRNNIMEYNIDGRRINVLADGRLVNLAAGDGHPAEVMDMSFANQALCVEHIASHKLTPGVHPVPQHIDMKVAGLKLEALGISIDKIKPHQFEYMEGWETGT, encoded by the coding sequence ATGACAGAAGATATGATCGAATCAGGTAACATGAAGATTGAATGGGCAAGGAACCATATGCCGGTTTTGGCTCATGTCAGGGAAGAATTCAGAACAGGACAGCCTCTTGCCGGCCACACTGTGGGAATGGCGCTGCACGTTGAGGCAAAGACCGCGGTGCTGGTGGAAACCCTGGCAGCCGGGGGTGCACAAGTGGCAATTTGCGGCTGTAATCCTTTAAGCACACAGGATGATGTGGCACAGGCCCTGGATACCAGGAATAATATCAAGTGCTATGCTATCCATGCCTGTTCCAATGACGAATATTATACTGCTATTGATGCGGTACTTGATCACAAGCCCGACATTACCATAGATGACGGCGGGGACTTGATCTTTAAGCTTCACACACAAAGACAGGATATGATGCCGGATATCCTTGGTGCATGTGAAGAGACCACTACTGGTGTGCACAGGCTCAAGTCCATGGAACGGGATGGGGCACTGAAGATACCGGTGATAGCCGTAAACGATGCCTTGACCAAGTTCCTGTTCGATAACCGCTATGGTACCGGCCAGTCAAGCTGGGATGGTATAATACGTACCACCAACCTGCTGGTCGCTGGTAAGAACGTGGTCATAGCAGGATATGGATGGTGTGGCCGGGGGACGGCAATGCGGGCAGTGGGTCTGGGAGCTAATGTCATTGTGACCGAGATCGATCCGATACGCGCACTGGAGGCCAGGATGGATGGTTACAGGGTAATGCCAATGATCGAAGCAGCAGCAATCGGTGAGATATTTGTCACCACTACAGGTAATGTGGATATACTTACCAGGGAACACTTCGAGGTGATGAAAGACGGGGCAATACTTGCCAATGCAGGTCATTTCAATGTGGAGATCAACCTCGATGAGTTAAAGGCCATGGCAACATCAACTAAAAAAGTACGTAACAACATCATGGAATACAACATAGACGGGCGTCGCATCAATGTACTGGCAGACGGCAGGCTGGTTAATCTTGCAGCCGGGGACGGGCACCCTGCCGAGGTCATGGATATGAGCTTTGCCAACCAGGCCCTGTGCGTGGAACATATAGCTTCTCACAAGCTTACACCCGGGGTTCATCCTGTGCCACAACATATTGACATGAAGGTGGCTGGTTTGAAACTTGAGGCTCTGGGGATAAGTATCGACAAGATAAAACCACACCAGTTCGAATATATGGAAGGGTGGGAAACCGGCACATAA